A portion of the Chryseobacterium tructae genome contains these proteins:
- a CDS encoding type VI secretion system Vgr family protein — protein MKTETKTKGSSFRPSQNADGISENHHAGINRLVKLSLVVEGKIIKYYKHFTLKQKASHHHEFSLTLAHDALGDRQSHTLEEANKFLGKRLTAIISYKDIDNSPERNFIGLITKVGFSQEKMSLGNIVLSGYSPTILLDGAPHIQSFGGGQSVNMGIIAEEVIKQGIDKSRFDIRVDTNDFSQIIYSSQYNETHYNYLARMAEAYGEQFYYDGEVLHFGKLPPQNKPIKLIYGSNADDIRVELKAVHTKPQYYGYNSSKNEKLTSGETPVSHLGDLAKTAYSHNDKIYKTPALQVAPIKASTHLDVENSQKSTAGSEGVNVFSVSGSTTVPFLHPGCVVDIHMRKPDSNETSYFTKVMVTEAVHEIDTIGHYTGSFESIAADTGFLPKPEFTVPTAQPQIATVIANADPEGQGRVQVRFDWQMNDTTHFVRVMTPDAGGTDQITQNRGYVAIPEVGDQVMVNFVHSHPDRPFVMGGMFHGGIGLGGGVNNHMRSIQTKSEIKVLMNDDEKSVTIIDPSGNTYFMDGNGNISVTAPNDITFTAGKNMNINVGENMTTTVGMNKSNSVGMNIMDTAGANIWQNATLDYSLNATNILKIASENYSYEAKDIHKNAAEGIEVAASKDYVQNSEQTIHNLSGEKGHNA, from the coding sequence ATGAAAACCGAAACAAAAACTAAAGGATCTTCTTTCCGTCCGTCCCAGAACGCTGACGGGATCTCTGAAAACCATCATGCAGGGATCAACCGCTTGGTAAAACTATCACTGGTTGTGGAGGGGAAAATTATTAAGTACTACAAACACTTCACTCTTAAACAAAAAGCAAGTCATCATCACGAATTCAGTCTTACCCTGGCTCACGATGCATTGGGAGACCGACAGAGCCATACCCTGGAGGAGGCTAATAAGTTTTTGGGAAAACGTCTTACCGCTATTATTTCTTACAAAGATATTGATAACAGCCCTGAAAGAAACTTCATTGGATTGATCACTAAAGTAGGATTCAGTCAGGAAAAAATGAGTCTTGGAAATATAGTTCTTTCCGGATACAGTCCTACGATTCTATTGGATGGAGCTCCGCATATCCAGAGTTTTGGAGGCGGGCAATCTGTGAATATGGGAATTATTGCAGAAGAAGTCATTAAACAAGGAATTGATAAAAGTCGTTTTGATATCCGAGTAGATACCAACGATTTTTCCCAGATCATCTACAGCAGCCAATACAACGAGACGCATTATAATTATCTGGCAAGAATGGCAGAAGCCTATGGCGAACAATTTTACTATGACGGTGAAGTTCTTCACTTTGGAAAACTTCCGCCTCAGAATAAGCCTATAAAACTAATTTATGGCAGCAATGCCGATGATATCAGGGTAGAATTAAAGGCTGTTCATACAAAACCTCAATATTACGGTTATAACAGCAGTAAAAATGAAAAACTGACCTCCGGTGAAACTCCGGTAAGCCATTTAGGAGATCTTGCCAAGACCGCCTATAGTCATAACGATAAAATATATAAGACACCTGCTCTTCAGGTAGCGCCTATTAAAGCGTCTACTCATTTGGATGTAGAAAATTCACAAAAGAGTACAGCAGGAAGCGAAGGGGTAAATGTATTTTCAGTTTCCGGTTCAACAACAGTACCTTTTCTTCATCCTGGATGTGTGGTGGATATCCACATGAGAAAGCCAGATAGCAACGAGACCTCTTATTTTACCAAAGTGATGGTAACGGAAGCCGTTCATGAAATTGATACAATCGGTCACTATACCGGAAGCTTTGAATCCATAGCAGCCGATACCGGATTTTTACCCAAACCTGAATTTACAGTTCCTACTGCGCAACCTCAGATCGCCACAGTAATTGCCAATGCAGACCCTGAAGGTCAGGGAAGAGTACAGGTAAGATTCGACTGGCAGATGAATGATACCACTCATTTTGTAAGAGTGATGACCCCTGATGCCGGTGGAACAGATCAGATTACTCAAAATCGTGGCTATGTAGCGATTCCTGAAGTAGGAGATCAGGTAATGGTTAATTTTGTCCACAGTCATCCTGATCGTCCCTTTGTAATGGGCGGCATGTTCCATGGTGGAATAGGTCTTGGTGGTGGAGTAAACAACCATATGAGATCTATCCAAACCAAAAGTGAAATCAAAGTTCTGATGAATGATGATGAAAAAAGTGTAACAATCATTGACCCAAGTGGAAATACCTATTTTATGGATGGAAACGGAAATATTTCAGTGACCGCTCCCAATGATATCACATTTACAGCGGGAAAAAATATGAATATTAATGTCGGTGAAAATATGACAACAACGGTGGGAATGAATAAAAGTAATTCTGTAGGGATGAATATTATGGATACTGCAGGAGCAAATATCTGGCAGAATGCGACATTAGATTATAGTTTAAATGCGACTAATATACTTAAGATTGCGAGCGAGAATTATTCTTATGAAGCGAAAGATATTCATAAAAATGCTGCAGAAGGAATTGAAGTAGCGGCTTCAAAGGATTATGTACAGAATAGTGAGCAGACAATTCACAATTTGTCAGGTGAAAAAGGACATAATGCATAA
- the tssD gene encoding type VI secretion system tube protein TssD — MAERNSRGILKFNNGEGQKLLKMNYSVSRSTDVSGRVASDPSNALIKVTVEATEKSDILESLLNGKYKPTVGEIVFNKSHEEGTLITLNWQNGYVIQHQVEFDAVDSNSMYISFVISAETISYGSSEYAGLWPTS; from the coding sequence ATGGCAGAAAGAAATTCAAGAGGAATCTTAAAATTCAACAACGGAGAAGGTCAGAAATTGTTAAAAATGAACTACAGCGTATCAAGATCTACTGATGTATCAGGACGTGTAGCTTCAGACCCTTCTAATGCACTTATCAAAGTTACAGTAGAAGCTACTGAAAAATCAGATATTTTAGAAAGTTTATTAAACGGAAAATATAAGCCAACAGTAGGAGAAATCGTTTTCAACAAATCTCACGAAGAAGGTACATTAATCACTTTGAACTGGCAAAACGGTTACGTGATCCAGCATCAGGTGGAATTTGATGCTGTAGACAGTAACAGTATGTACATTAGCTTTGTAATAAGCGCTGAAACAATCAGCTACGGTAGTTCCGAATATGCTGGACTTTGGCCAACAAGCTAA
- a CDS encoding type VI secretion system protein TssR domain-containing protein has product MKAFYSEVYRNTAPDKPDFNQSRAIKEYVRLLKKYNPTIKFLDKGDLYELPMSYAVGMSTGFDLTEEEIMAKYKLKGWRKSKIVRNETVKNYFHRYKDLTERMLNHRNNPAVKIQQNGQTFYWLNEYFTPTMIPTEAPEYTKH; this is encoded by the coding sequence TTGAAAGCTTTCTATTCTGAAGTGTATAGAAATACTGCTCCTGATAAACCGGATTTTAACCAATCAAGAGCGATCAAGGAATATGTAAGATTGTTGAAGAAATACAATCCAACCATTAAATTCCTGGATAAAGGTGATCTTTATGAATTACCAATGTCTTACGCTGTTGGAATGAGTACAGGATTTGATCTTACTGAAGAAGAGATCATGGCGAAATACAAGCTTAAAGGATGGAGAAAATCTAAAATAGTTCGTAATGAAACAGTGAAAAATTATTTCCATCGTTATAAAGATCTGACAGAAAGAATGCTGAACCACAGAAATAACCCAGCAGTGAAGATCCAGCAAAACGGACAGACTTTCTATTGGCTAAACGAGTATTTTACTCCTACAATGATCCCAACAGAGGCTCCGGAATACACAAAACATTAA
- a CDS encoding PKD domain-containing protein, giving the protein MNYFQKNKKNIIIGVIATLLIAALVALWLQKKVIHSADDIVGVVYPSTLSVGDTLLFEDKTQFAKTKRWNFGDGTTSDKNSGIHFYNKPGYYQVSLIVDSKYTKSFPVMVSARSIKQPKDSAKAKTTIEAQTQAMQNENVQFRAVSNASQFAWKFGETGNTDSKDKLAIYAYKKPGDYLVTLYTEESQEPIYHRIKILPAYNSLEQEEVSVEDSYAKVDNDFKYHLQQIANGNSFNMHYNYLLKTYLCNNENTVVKVNDSKVNNFYMYCAGLQFDKNTVIQTVKVNLDDTQNCVTKVDINQSK; this is encoded by the coding sequence ATGAATTATTTTCAAAAAAACAAAAAGAACATTATTATCGGTGTTATTGCAACATTGCTCATCGCAGCTCTTGTTGCACTATGGCTGCAGAAAAAAGTGATCCATTCTGCTGATGATATTGTTGGAGTAGTCTATCCATCTACATTGTCGGTAGGAGATACACTTTTATTTGAAGATAAAACCCAGTTTGCCAAAACCAAAAGATGGAATTTTGGAGACGGAACAACTTCTGATAAAAATAGTGGGATCCACTTCTATAATAAACCTGGATATTACCAGGTAAGTTTGATCGTTGACAGCAAATATACCAAGTCATTTCCTGTAATGGTATCTGCAAGAAGTATCAAACAGCCTAAAGACAGTGCAAAGGCTAAAACAACTATAGAAGCTCAAACGCAGGCCATGCAGAATGAGAACGTACAGTTCCGTGCTGTTTCCAACGCTTCACAATTCGCTTGGAAGTTTGGAGAAACAGGAAATACGGATTCTAAAGATAAGCTGGCGATCTATGCTTATAAAAAACCGGGAGATTATTTAGTAACCCTATATACGGAAGAAAGCCAGGAGCCTATCTACCACCGTATCAAAATTCTTCCTGCTTATAACTCATTGGAACAAGAGGAAGTATCTGTAGAAGATTCTTACGCGAAAGTTGATAACGATTTCAAATATCATTTACAGCAAATTGCCAATGGAAATAGTTTCAATATGCACTACAATTACCTGTTGAAAACGTATCTGTGTAACAATGAAAATACAGTGGTAAAAGTGAATGACAGTAAAGTAAATAACTTCTACATGTACTGTGCAGGTCTTCAGTTTGACAAGAATACTGTGATCCAGACTGTAAAGGTGAATTTGGATGATACACAAAACTGTGTAACAAAAGTAGATATAAACCAAAGCAAATAA
- a CDS encoding type VI secretion system transmembrane protein TssO, with translation MQGQITLSKKERHYQFFYLILMLVTAMIFLGVLFLKGFESPFSDEDVRGIQNLEQKAEFEQHQKIIIPIMDSTYTMITKLTDETPQPFVENNIFVGVNDLNGYFKGHDIVDTRKDAYPQIAKFYKMYYEDKKVISTTSEDIKRFEKQVEECRIGFKDKQEKIYLRKNEMNARTQ, from the coding sequence ATGCAAGGACAAATTACACTATCTAAGAAGGAAAGGCATTATCAGTTTTTTTATTTAATACTGATGCTTGTAACAGCTATGATATTTCTTGGAGTTCTCTTCTTAAAAGGATTTGAATCCCCGTTTTCTGATGAAGATGTAAGAGGAATTCAAAATCTTGAGCAGAAAGCAGAGTTTGAACAACACCAAAAAATCATTATTCCAATCATGGACAGTACCTATACCATGATTACTAAACTTACTGACGAGACCCCACAGCCTTTTGTAGAAAATAATATCTTTGTAGGAGTAAATGACTTGAATGGCTATTTTAAAGGCCACGATATTGTTGATACCAGAAAAGATGCTTATCCGCAGATTGCTAAATTTTATAAGATGTACTATGAAGATAAAAAGGTGATTTCCACTACTTCAGAAGATATCAAGCGGTTTGAGAAGCAAGTAGAGGAATGTAGAATAGGATTTAAAGATAAACAAGAAAAGATTTATCTGCGCAAAAATGAAATGAATGCTCGTACTCAGTAA
- the tssO gene encoding type VI secretion system TssO — protein MNKSDVRMGIWKFILSFAVLSMVSFSCLYLFFKSYDIQREGISSEAEAYKELMRRSDLLKINVDDIYERMTQLDMNKVQNDVFLRTNIMDNVRNVKSIMGKDSTGSFKHYATLMKQIGPMINLKTKIIGVEFKKKTVLRDLDECMGKVNRANNELRKDPTRNFTGGRKR, from the coding sequence TTGAACAAATCTGACGTCAGAATGGGCATTTGGAAGTTTATCCTTTCATTTGCTGTTTTGTCTATGGTATCCTTTAGTTGTCTCTATCTCTTCTTTAAGAGCTATGATATACAGCGTGAAGGGATAAGTAGCGAAGCGGAAGCTTACAAGGAATTAATGCGCCGAAGTGATCTATTGAAGATTAATGTAGATGATATTTACGAAAGAATGACCCAGCTTGATATGAACAAGGTGCAAAATGATGTTTTTCTTAGGACAAACATTATGGACAACGTAAGAAACGTTAAAAGTATTATGGGAAAAGACAGTACCGGAAGCTTTAAACACTATGCTACATTAATGAAACAAATAGGCCCGATGATTAATTTAAAGACCAAAATCATAGGCGTAGAATTCAAAAAGAAAACAGTTCTCAGAGATCTGGATGAATGTATGGGAAAAGTAAACAGAGCCAATAATGAGCTTAGAAAAGACCCTACACGAAATTTTACTGGAGGTAGAAAAAGATAA
- a CDS encoding response regulator transcription factor: MSKILSNTVRFSIADSDFYFKKIMIKTLMENPFYMLLNDCNNGHELVNRIYRRQEDVFIIELFMPVLSGIEAIKYIRKNNAETPIITYSGTYQEDMAEILSRIPNIYYCQKNSTIIKDIIKGSIASDEFDYEAYSKEWEQQPLAVQEYMDRQKKGQEELSPAEIQLMRFCYEGFSNKEIAEKLNLSTRTIDTYINRLTEKLGLKTKLHLIRFCVENGYYNSSL; this comes from the coding sequence ATGAGTAAAATATTATCTAATACCGTGCGTTTCTCCATTGCTGACAGTGATTTTTATTTTAAAAAAATAATGATCAAAACCTTGATGGAAAACCCTTTCTATATGCTTTTGAACGATTGTAACAATGGCCACGAACTCGTGAACAGAATCTACAGAAGACAAGAAGATGTATTCATCATTGAGCTATTTATGCCGGTATTAAGCGGAATTGAAGCTATTAAATACATAAGGAAAAACAATGCAGAAACGCCTATTATCACCTATTCCGGGACTTACCAGGAAGATATGGCTGAAATTCTGTCGAGAATTCCTAATATCTATTACTGTCAGAAAAACAGTACCATTATTAAGGATATTATTAAAGGAAGTATAGCTTCTGATGAGTTTGATTATGAAGCGTATTCGAAAGAATGGGAGCAACAGCCACTTGCCGTACAGGAATATATGGACAGGCAAAAGAAAGGCCAGGAAGAGCTTTCGCCGGCTGAAATACAACTGATGAGATTCTGCTATGAAGGTTTCAGTAATAAGGAAATTGCAGAAAAGCTAAACCTGAGTACAAGAACGATTGATACTTATATCAACCGCCTAACGGAAAAACTAGGACTGAAAACAAAGCTTCACCTGATCCGTTTTTGTGTGGAAAATGGATACTACAATTCCAGTTTATAG
- a CDS encoding HU family DNA-binding protein has protein sequence MTKAELVNTISNKLGTEKNETQKVVEAFMQEIRTSMYNGDNVYLRGFGSFIIKTRAAKTGRNISKNTAIEIPAHNIPAFKPSKSFVEKVKTKVAVK, from the coding sequence ATGACAAAGGCAGAATTGGTAAACACCATCTCAAATAAGTTGGGAACAGAAAAGAATGAAACACAGAAAGTTGTAGAAGCTTTTATGCAGGAGATCAGAACTTCTATGTATAATGGGGATAACGTTTATCTGAGAGGTTTTGGATCTTTTATCATTAAAACAAGAGCTGCTAAAACAGGAAGAAATATTTCTAAGAACACTGCGATTGAGATTCCTGCTCATAACATTCCTGCTTTCAAACCTTCAAAATCTTTTGTTGAGAAAGTAAAAACGAAAGTTGCAGTAAAATAA
- a CDS encoding ribonuclease E/G, producing MKKELIVSHEDDLTKIALLEDGRLCELHEQEDKSDFIVGDLFIGRVKKLAPNLNAAFVNIGYDKDAFLHYQDLGPQYLTYRKFLKDTISKKQNTSSLKNFEIQPEIDKNGTVDKVIAKDDIVLLQITKEPISTKGPRISTQISLTGRFLVLIPFDNKVSISKKIKSFEEKERLRTLIDSIKPEGFGVIIRTVAEGKKVADLHNDMNQLIQKWETTFKNIQRNKVPSKVLSEEDKASAILRDNFNQDFVNIICDDEQMVNEMENYIEVIAPEKKNIVQFYDSHIPLLEYYNVEKQLKQSFGKHVNIPSSKGAYLVIEHTEALHVVDVNSGNNITTGTAVNKEHALKVNKMAATEIARQLRLRDMGGIIVIDFIDMPNSEHRRELFEHLKEEMKRDKARHKILPPSKFGLIQITRQRNRPEKQIETKEENPNKDGEIVAPIVIVERMGETLRNILQKEKGKIYLHVHPFVEAYLTKGLIKSIQMKWFIKYKKWVTIVPRDSFKYLEYKIYNSKKEELIEFSN from the coding sequence ATGAAGAAAGAACTAATAGTTTCGCATGAAGATGATCTTACAAAGATTGCACTGCTGGAAGACGGAAGACTATGTGAACTTCATGAGCAAGAGGACAAAAGCGATTTTATAGTTGGAGATCTGTTTATAGGAAGAGTAAAAAAACTGGCCCCCAATCTGAATGCAGCATTCGTAAATATAGGATATGACAAGGATGCATTCCTGCATTATCAGGATCTGGGACCACAATATCTTACTTACAGAAAATTTTTAAAAGATACGATCTCTAAGAAACAAAACACTTCAAGCTTAAAAAATTTCGAGATACAACCCGAAATAGATAAAAATGGAACGGTAGATAAAGTCATTGCAAAAGATGACATTGTTCTTTTACAGATCACCAAGGAGCCTATTTCTACGAAAGGGCCTAGAATATCTACCCAAATTTCATTAACAGGACGTTTTTTGGTTTTAATTCCATTCGACAATAAGGTTTCCATTTCCAAAAAAATTAAAAGTTTTGAGGAAAAGGAAAGATTGAGAACTCTGATCGACAGTATCAAACCTGAAGGTTTTGGAGTTATTATCAGAACTGTAGCCGAAGGAAAAAAGGTAGCCGACCTTCATAACGATATGAATCAGCTGATTCAGAAATGGGAAACCACCTTTAAAAATATCCAACGAAACAAAGTTCCGTCTAAAGTTTTAAGCGAAGAAGACAAAGCTTCAGCTATTTTAAGAGACAATTTTAATCAGGATTTCGTGAATATCATCTGCGATGATGAGCAAATGGTAAACGAAATGGAAAATTACATTGAAGTAATAGCGCCTGAAAAGAAAAATATTGTCCAGTTTTATGATTCCCATATTCCACTTCTGGAATATTACAATGTTGAAAAACAGCTTAAACAGAGCTTCGGAAAACACGTAAACATACCAAGCTCCAAAGGTGCTTATCTTGTTATTGAACATACTGAAGCCCTACACGTCGTAGACGTTAACTCCGGAAATAATATTACTACCGGAACCGCTGTCAATAAAGAACACGCTCTTAAAGTAAACAAAATGGCAGCCACTGAGATTGCCAGACAACTTCGCCTCCGCGATATGGGAGGTATCATTGTGATCGACTTCATCGACATGCCCAATTCAGAGCACCGAAGAGAGCTCTTTGAACATCTAAAAGAGGAAATGAAGCGCGACAAAGCTCGCCACAAAATCCTTCCTCCAAGTAAATTCGGTCTGATTCAGATTACCCGACAAAGAAACCGTCCGGAAAAACAGATCGAAACTAAAGAAGAAAACCCGAACAAAGACGGAGAGATTGTTGCTCCTATTGTCATCGTGGAAAGAATGGGTGAAACCCTAAGAAATATCCTGCAGAAAGAAAAAGGAAAAATCTACCTGCATGTACACCCATTTGTAGAAGCCTATTTAACAAAAGGCCTTATTAAAAGCATCCAAATGAAATGGTTCATTAAATATAAAAAATGGGTAACCATTGTTCCAAGGGATTCTTTTAAATATTTAGAATACAAAATTTACAATTCTAAAAAAGAAGAATTGATAGAATTTTCTAATTAA
- a CDS encoding T9SS type A sorting domain-containing protein, producing MIKNLLLPCILMIQSVSAQIISYDNSFASNGKYTIAGSNTSYNTKIVQNPDKSFYFTYAKDNSSSNIAECVISKLNANGTVDSSFGNNGETIISNYYTAVDSQLTRQSDGKLLVFGFNTDGSVITRITSNGQLDPTFGSNGSSKISNIFTDFNGAGYGLYLQNNKIIIYGLSTDGTSNFYKSIYRLNNDGSIDNTFGYNGSVKTMGNFIFLDNQSNIVSFITDYSNTNSNVTYPNGGMEKYNSNGQPLTTFGNNGALVFTNSPGVTGTAFMDSNNYIVCANVLNNEIFRMTPNGIRDNTFVFDNTAAPFNDGNLSSSITEKNGSYYISWITGTSGETFLISKLTSTGAIDPLFNYYSENAVGSLFIGNMIVNDGNIFATRGNQILKFLLNSNATLATADFSKASKTAISFENPIKQDLIYHTKETIQSIEIYSSTGKLAKTVKNNHSDLSALPSGVYMLKIRFTNGKETTKKLIKK from the coding sequence ATGATTAAAAATTTATTACTACCATGCATTTTGATGATTCAAAGTGTATCCGCTCAGATTATCTCTTATGACAACAGCTTCGCCTCAAACGGAAAATATACTATTGCAGGCTCCAATACTAGCTATAATACCAAAATCGTTCAAAACCCCGACAAGAGCTTCTATTTTACTTATGCCAAAGATAATTCATCTTCAAACATCGCTGAATGTGTTATTTCAAAACTTAATGCTAATGGAACTGTAGATTCTTCTTTTGGAAATAATGGAGAAACGATAATCAGTAATTATTATACCGCTGTAGACAGTCAGCTTACCCGACAATCAGACGGCAAGCTTTTGGTATTTGGTTTCAATACTGATGGTTCCGTTATTACCAGAATCACCTCCAATGGACAGCTTGATCCCACATTTGGCAGTAATGGCTCTTCAAAGATTTCAAATATTTTCACCGATTTTAATGGCGCTGGCTATGGCTTATACCTTCAGAATAATAAAATTATTATCTATGGATTGTCAACTGATGGAACCTCTAATTTTTATAAAAGTATTTACAGGCTCAACAATGACGGAAGCATAGATAACACTTTCGGATACAATGGTTCTGTAAAGACCATGGGGAACTTTATATTTTTAGACAATCAATCCAATATTGTAAGCTTTATTACCGATTACTCCAACACGAACTCTAATGTAACCTACCCTAATGGAGGAATGGAAAAATATAACAGTAACGGACAACCTTTGACAACTTTTGGAAACAATGGAGCTCTTGTTTTCACGAATAGTCCCGGAGTTACAGGAACAGCCTTCATGGACAGCAATAATTACATTGTATGTGCCAATGTCCTTAACAATGAGATCTTCAGAATGACCCCTAATGGAATCCGCGATAATACTTTTGTATTTGACAATACTGCAGCGCCATTCAATGATGGTAACCTATCCTCTTCTATTACTGAGAAGAATGGAAGCTATTATATCTCATGGATAACAGGAACAAGCGGAGAAACTTTTTTAATTTCCAAACTTACTTCAACAGGAGCTATAGATCCTCTTTTTAATTATTATTCCGAAAATGCGGTGGGTTCTCTATTTATTGGAAACATGATCGTGAATGATGGAAATATTTTTGCTACAAGAGGAAACCAAATTTTAAAATTTCTATTAAATAGTAACGCTACTTTAGCTACTGCAGATTTTTCTAAAGCCAGCAAAACTGCCATTTCATTTGAAAATCCAATTAAGCAAGATTTAATTTACCATACAAAGGAAACTATACAATCTATAGAGATCTACTCTTCAACCGGAAAGCTTGCCAAAACTGTTAAAAATAACCACTCAGACCTATCAGCTCTTCCAAGTGGAGTTTATATGCTAAAGATCCGATTTACCAATGGAAAAGAAACGACTAAAAAACTAATAAAGAAATAA
- a CDS encoding T9SS type A sorting domain-containing protein, with protein sequence MIINNGNIIVRGNGHIVKYLLSNGTLSTVDTKKEDQSISFENPIQQQLVYQSKDKVSKIVIYSPDGRIIKTVKDSRTSVSDLSKGSYVVKVTFENGNSISKKLIKN encoded by the coding sequence ATGATCATCAATAATGGTAATATTATTGTAAGAGGAAACGGACATATTGTAAAATATCTGCTTAGCAATGGTACTTTATCAACGGTAGATACAAAAAAAGAAGACCAAAGTATTTCTTTTGAAAACCCTATCCAGCAACAGCTTGTTTACCAATCAAAGGATAAAGTGAGCAAAATTGTCATCTATTCTCCTGATGGAAGAATTATAAAAACCGTAAAGGATTCCAGGACTTCTGTTTCAGATTTATCTAAAGGCTCTTATGTGGTTAAAGTTACTTTTGAAAATGGAAATAGTATCAGTAAGAAACTTATTAAAAATTAA
- a CDS encoding OsmC family protein has translation MKNHHYKTTIQWTGNKGTGTSGYRDYERSHTISVENKAIIEGSSDPAFRGDQTKHNPEDMFLSSLSSCHMLWYLHFCSEAGIIVIDYIDEAIGIMAETATGSGHFTEVTLHPTVTVAEESMIEKAKQLHHKANEFCFIANSVNFPVKHIPTVLIK, from the coding sequence ATGAAAAACCACCACTACAAAACCACGATTCAATGGACAGGAAATAAAGGAACCGGAACCAGTGGCTATAGAGATTACGAAAGAAGCCATACCATTTCGGTAGAAAACAAAGCGATTATTGAAGGTTCATCTGATCCGGCATTCCGGGGAGATCAAACCAAACACAATCCCGAAGATATGTTTCTCTCTTCTCTTTCGTCTTGTCACATGCTTTGGTATCTTCATTTTTGTTCTGAAGCGGGGATTATTGTAATAGATTACATTGATGAAGCTATTGGGATTATGGCGGAAACAGCTACTGGAAGTGGTCATTTTACAGAAGTTACTCTACATCCTACCGTTACAGTTGCTGAGGAATCAATGATTGAAAAAGCAAAACAGCTCCATCATAAAGCGAATGAATTTTGTTTCATTGCCAATTCCGTTAATTTTCCTGTAAAACATATCCCTACTGTGTTAATTAAATAA
- a CDS encoding response regulator transcription factor, whose protein sequence is MMKPRLTIFDEPMLYTEGLSKLLMQSKIFNTIDICNSLETLSKHLKDEPPEILVMSSNMLMLTELSKSVENIISEYNTIKIIIIGNCYDVIDIRKLFNKGIKSYLDKTCRYNEFLKSINALLLNEIYICDQAKERMISFISSEQGKQNFHIRDPLTRREMEILKHICDGFSSKDISEKLFISINTVETHRKRILLKLNVKNIAGVVKYAIENHIID, encoded by the coding sequence ATGATGAAACCAAGATTAACTATTTTTGATGAACCGATGTTATATACAGAAGGCTTATCAAAATTACTAATGCAGAGCAAAATTTTTAATACAATAGACATCTGTAATTCCTTAGAAACTCTCTCTAAACATTTAAAAGATGAACCCCCTGAAATTCTCGTCATGAGTTCTAATATGCTCATGCTTACTGAACTGAGTAAATCTGTAGAAAACATTATTTCAGAGTACAACACTATCAAAATTATCATCATTGGCAATTGTTATGATGTAATCGATATTCGAAAACTATTCAACAAAGGCATCAAAAGTTATCTTGATAAGACCTGTAGATATAATGAATTTCTAAAATCCATTAATGCATTACTATTGAATGAGATTTATATTTGTGATCAAGCAAAAGAAAGAATGATAAGTTTCATCAGTAGCGAACAAGGGAAACAAAATTTTCATATCAGAGATCCACTTACCCGCCGCGAAATGGAAATTTTGAAACATATATGTGATGGATTCAGCAGCAAAGATATTTCTGAAAAGCTATTTATCAGTATCAATACGGTAGAAACACACAGAAAAAGAATTCTTTTGAAACTCAATGTAAAAAACATAGCAGGTGTTGTAAAATATGCTATTGAAAATCATATCATCGACTGA